The Seriola aureovittata isolate HTS-2021-v1 ecotype China chromosome 3, ASM2101889v1, whole genome shotgun sequence genome includes a region encoding these proteins:
- the LOC130165408 gene encoding monocyte to macrophage differentiation factor 2-like isoform X2, producing MNLVRFMNNRVPPNKRYQPTEYEHAANCATHALWIIPSLLGSSLLHFQSEDQWERLSAWVYGAGLSSLFIISTLFHTVAWKKSHLRLNLRELGPWASHMRWLVWVMASFGTTYVFFFHERYKVMELICYTVMGVFPALVILSMPEQSGLCELLVGGACYCLGMVFFKSDGIVPFAHAIWHLFVAMGAAIHYYAIWKYLYAQPPNQVQTSR from the exons GTTTATGAACAACCGTGTTCCTCCTAACAAGAGATACCAGCCCACAGAATATGAGCATGCTGCCAACTGTGCCACGCATGcg TTATGGATAATCCCCAGCCTGCTGGGCAGCTCGTTGTTGCACTTCCAGTCAGAGGACCAATGGGAGCGGTTGTCGGCCTGGGTGTACGGGGCGGGGCTCAGCTCGCTCTTCATCATCTCTACCCTGTTTCACACTGTGGCCTGGAAGAAGAGCCACTtacg GCTGAACCTGCGGGAACTGGGTCCCTGGGCGAGCCACATGCGCTGGCTGGTGTGGGTCATGGCCTCTTTTGGTACCACCTATGTCTTCTTCTTCCACGAGAG ATACAAGGTCATGGAGTTAATCTGCTACACGGTGATGGGAGTTTTTCCTGCCCTGGTCATCCTCTCAATG CCGGAGCAGTCGGGTCTGTGTGAGCTTCTGGTGGGCGGAGCCTGCTACTGTCTGGGGATGGTCTTCTTCAAAAGTGATGGCATCGTCCCATTCGCTCATGCCATTTGGCACCTCTTTGTTGCTATGGGAGCAGCCATACACTACTACGCCATCTGGAAGTACCTCTATGCCCAGCCACCCAATCAGGTCCAGACCTCCAGATGA
- the LOC130165408 gene encoding monocyte to macrophage differentiation factor 2-like isoform X1: MNLVRFMNNRVPPNKRYQPTEYEHAANCATHALWIIPSLLGSSLLHFQSEDQWERLSAWVYGAGLSSLFIISTLFHTVAWKKSHLRSVEHCFHMCDRMVIYFFIAASYAPWLNLRELGPWASHMRWLVWVMASFGTTYVFFFHERYKVMELICYTVMGVFPALVILSMPEQSGLCELLVGGACYCLGMVFFKSDGIVPFAHAIWHLFVAMGAAIHYYAIWKYLYAQPPNQVQTSR; the protein is encoded by the exons GTTTATGAACAACCGTGTTCCTCCTAACAAGAGATACCAGCCCACAGAATATGAGCATGCTGCCAACTGTGCCACGCATGcg TTATGGATAATCCCCAGCCTGCTGGGCAGCTCGTTGTTGCACTTCCAGTCAGAGGACCAATGGGAGCGGTTGTCGGCCTGGGTGTACGGGGCGGGGCTCAGCTCGCTCTTCATCATCTCTACCCTGTTTCACACTGTGGCCTGGAAGAAGAGCCACTtacg GTCTGTGGAGCACTGTTTCCACATGTGTGACAGGATGGTGATCTATTTCTTCATTGCTGCCTCCTACGCCCCTTG GCTGAACCTGCGGGAACTGGGTCCCTGGGCGAGCCACATGCGCTGGCTGGTGTGGGTCATGGCCTCTTTTGGTACCACCTATGTCTTCTTCTTCCACGAGAG ATACAAGGTCATGGAGTTAATCTGCTACACGGTGATGGGAGTTTTTCCTGCCCTGGTCATCCTCTCAATG CCGGAGCAGTCGGGTCTGTGTGAGCTTCTGGTGGGCGGAGCCTGCTACTGTCTGGGGATGGTCTTCTTCAAAAGTGATGGCATCGTCCCATTCGCTCATGCCATTTGGCACCTCTTTGTTGCTATGGGAGCAGCCATACACTACTACGCCATCTGGAAGTACCTCTATGCCCAGCCACCCAATCAGGTCCAGACCTCCAGATGA